The genomic window ATTTAAATCATATGAGCCCAAGAGGACTTCCTTTAATAGGTGATGGAGACTGGAATGATGGTATGAACGCTGTTGGCACCCAGGGTAAAGGGGAAAGTATTTGGCTTGGACATTTCTTGTACGGTATTTTAAAAGATTTCTCTGTTGTCTGTAAGAAAATGGGAGATTTAGCAAATATGCAAAGGTTTATGGACGAAGCTGAAAAGCTTAAAGAAAACATCAACAAATACGCCTGGGATGGAGAATGGTACGTAAGGGCATTCAAAGACAACGGGGAACCGATTGGAAGCAAACAAAATAGTGAAGGTAAGATATTTTTAAATGCACAAACTTGGGCAATAATCAACGGTACCGCAACACAAACACGAAGTGAAACAGCTTATCGATCAGCAAAAAAGTACCTGTTTAAAGATTATGGACCACTTCTTTTTCAACCGGCGTTTGCTAAACCTGATCCAGAAATTGGATATCTAAGCAGATACGCCGCGGGAGTTAGGGAAAATGGCGGATTGTACACTCATGCAGGTACGTGGGCGATATTAGCAGCCTCAAAGATGAAAGATCCTGATACATATAAAATCTACAAAAGCTTCATGCCTATTTATAGGGGTTTGGAACCAGATAAATACTTAGCTGAACCATATGTTACTCCAGGTAACGTTGATGGACCAGATTCCCCCTATTTTGGAAGAGGAGGGTGGACTTGGTATACAGGATCAGCAGCTTGGTATTTTATAGTTGCGATTGAGGGAATTATTGGACTAAAAGCCGAATGGGAAGGGTTAAAAATAGAACCTTTATTCCCCGAAGAATGGAAAGAAGTAAAAGTAAAGAGAATATTCAGGGGAAAACAGTTGAACATAACTTACAAAAAAAGTGATGAGAAAAAGATCATAGTTAACGGTGTAGAAATTGATGGAAACATTATTAATCCGGAATTACTTGAAGAAAATGTTTTGAATGTTGAGGTACTTTTTTAGAAAAATATCAAAAAACCGTAAAATTACTATTAGGAGGTGTAGAAAGATGAGAAAGGCATTGGTTGTTTTGAGTGTTGTGATGTTGATGGTTTCGTTAAACTTCGGTGCAACAACGATCACCGTATGGGGTATGGGTGAGGCAAAAGGTTTGAAGCAAGTGACTGAACTTTTCATGGAAGAATACCCGGAATATGAGGTTGATTTCCAAGCCATCCCCTGGTCAAATGCCTACGAAAAAATTTTAACGTCAATCGCAGGTAGACAAGTCCCGGATGTCGCCCAGATGGGAACAACTTGGATGGCTCCGTTTGGAAGTATGGGGGCGTTTGAAGATTTAGCTCCATATATTGAAAATTCTGAAGTTGTAAAACCAGAAAATTTTTTCGAAGGCGCCTGGGAATCAGGGATAGTTATCGGAAAACAGTTTGGTATTCCTTGGCATGTGGATGTTAGAGCGATGTTCTATAGAACAGATTTATTAACACAAGTAGGTTACGATCATGCTCCTCAAACTTGGGATGAGTTATACGATGCAGTGAAAAAATTACATGAAAATGGTAGTAGATATGGCATATCACTTTATCAACCTCAGGATAACTACCAAATTTTCTTTCCATTTGTTTGGCAAAATGGTGGAGACATTTTTGATAGTGAAGGAAATGTGATAGTAGATCAACCTGAATTCGTTGAAGCCTTGGAATACTATACAAAATTTTTCACAGAAGGTTTGACCCCAATTTCTGGAAGTGGTAACATATTCCAAGATTTTGCTTCAGGTGATACACCAATCTATTTTTCAGGTCCATGGATGATTAATATGACTAGAGAGCAAACTCCACAAATAGATGGGAAATGGGATGTAGCATTAATGCCTGAGAAAAAAAGTAAAACTTCTTTTATGGGAGGTAGTAATTTAGTCATTTTCAGAGATTCCAAAAATAAAGAAGTCGCTTGGAAGTTTATTGAATTTGCATCAAGACCTGAAAACCAACTGTTGGCCTATCAAATTACAAATGAACTACCTGCAGTCCGTCAAGCATGGAAAGATCCTTTATTGCAAGCAGATCCGATGATAGCAACATTTGGTGAACAGTTGAATGATGCAAAAGCTCCTGTAAACGTACCGGAATTCCATGAGATTGCAGCAGCGATTGATAACATGGTTCAACAAACAATTTATGCTAGAAAAACACCAGAACAAGCGGCTCAGGATTTGAAAAAAGAAATTGAAAAGATACTGAAATAATTTATTTTATGCCCCTCTTTTTACGCAAAAAGGGGGGCTTTTGATCAAAACTTTTTGATTATCAAGGAGAGATAAAATTGAAGACCCCATTAAGAGCGATTATTAGTTTCATAGGACCTTCAATAATATTATTGATGATTTTCATGTTAATACCTATAGTAGTTTCGTTGATAATAAGCTTCACTGATTTCGATGTTTATGCCATATATGATTGGGGAAAAGCGAGTTTTATAGGCTTTGAAAATTATGTAAACTTAATGCATGATCCCCTTTTTTGGAGGGCATTATTAAATACATTATACGCATTAGTTGTTGCGATGCCTTTAACGGTAGTTTTATCTTTAAGTTTTGCTGCCCTTATAAACAGGGAAGCCACGCATTTTAAAAATTTTTTTAAAGTAAGTTTTTATCTACCTTCCATCACAAACACAGTCGCAATCGCCATCGTATGGGCTTGGATGTTTAATCCCGATTACGGATTAATAAATTGGTTTTTAGGTTTTTTTGGAATACAAGGACCCAATTGGTTAGGAGATCCCCTTTGGGCAATGCCATCGGTAATAATGCTTGTAGTTTGGAAAGCAGTTGGTTACAACGTTATTCTCTTCACAGCTGGCTTACAAAATATACCAGACTATCTATATGAAGCTGCCGAGTTGGATGGTGCTTCAAGATTTCAGCAATTTTTACATGTTACCATTCCATCGTTGAGGCCAACAATATTTTTCGTTACAGTTATGACTGTAATAGGTTATTTGCAATTATTTGAAGAACCATACATGTTAACGGCAGGCGGACCTTTGAATGCTACTTTATCTATAGTTCTTTATCTATATAGACAGGGCTTTGAGTTCTTCAAATTAGGATATGCTTCTTCGATTGCCTTTGTGCTATTTTTAATGATATTTGCCTTAACCTTTATACAAATGAGAGCAAGAAGATTAGAAGTATAAAAGAGTATTGGTGAGGAGTGATAATTATGAGATCGAGAAAAGTTTCTCCCATAGAGCAAGTAGCGGTACATGGATTGTTGATTATTTGGTTGTTAATTTCAGTTATACCTTTTGTATGGATGGTTTCAACTTCTTTTAAAGGTCCCGGAGAAATTTATATATTTCCTCCAAGATGGATCCCTAAAAACCCTACTTTGAATAATTATATAGATTTATTTCAAGAAATGAATTTTGGAAGGCCATTTTTGAATTCGGTTATCGTGTCTCTTTCTACAACATTTCTATCAGTTTTAGTAGCCACTATGGCAGGTTATGGATTCGCTAAATTTCGTTTTAAAAATAAAAATTTATTGTTTTTGTTCATCTTAGGGACGATAATGGTGCCTGGGCATATAACAATGATTCCAGTATTTTTATTGTTGTCACAGTTGAATCTATTGAACACCTATTTGGGGTTAATATTACCAGCTATAGCAAATGCCTTCAACATATTTTTCATGAGACAATACATTATGGGTATACCTGATGAACTAATAGAAGCAGCAAAAATGGATGGGGCACATGAAGGATGGATATTTTTTAGAATAATTTTGCCTTTGGCAAGACCTGCAATGGCGGCAATAACTATTTTCACTTTTACAGGTGCTTGGAACAGCTTTTTATGGCCATTAATTCTAGCGACTGATGAAAGTATGTATACACTTCCGGTCGCTGTATCTGTTTTACAAGGGCAGTATGGTGAAAATATTGCAATGCAGATGGCAGGTTCGGTTATCGTAATTTTACCTCTTATAATCGTATTTTTACTCACTCAACGTTATTTCATAAAAGGAATCACATTTACAGGAATGAAAGTCTAAAATAAAATGATTATATTTATAATACTATTCAATTATTATTAATAAATTACCTGTATAATAAAAGGGACTAAATTTATCCTAATTAAAGGAGGACTTTAGATGGCAAAAGTCAACGTTATATTCTACAGTATGTATGGCCATATCTATCAAATGGCTAAAGCCGAAGCGGAAGGCGCAAAAGAAGTAGAAGGAACGAATGTTGAGATCTACCGAGTCCCTGAAACCGTTCCTGAAGATATTCTAATCCAATCTGGAGCTAAAAAGGCACAAGAACAATTTTCACATATTCCAATAGCAAATATGGATTCTCTAGTTGAAGCTGATGCGATAATTTTTGGTACTCCCACCAGATTTGGCATGATGGCGGCGCAAATGAGGCAATTCCTTGATACAACAGGTCCACTTTGGGCAAAGGGAAGTTTGGTTGGAAAAATAGGTAGTGTCTTTACTTCTACTAGTACTCAACATGGGGGTCATGAATCTACTATTTTAAATTTTCATACAACGTTATTGCACCATGGAATGATTATTGTTGGAATTCCCTTTACTGAGCCAGATCTGAGCGATGTATCGAATATTCATGGGGGTTCACCGTATGGCGCCTCGGCAATTATCACCCAGAGCGATGAAAATAGACCTAATGAAATAGAACTTAATATTGCCAAAAGTCAGGGAAGAAGAGTAGCTGAAATAGCAAAAAAGCTTTTTGGTTGATATTTTGAAGAATAAACTCAAGGAGTACAATATCGGCTTTAAGAAACTTTTGAAAATTTTTGAAGGCGCACAAATTGTGCGTCTTTATTTTTTTTGAATTTAAAACTTCAATTGACTTTTAAAAAAATAATTGTTATAATTAATTATGATTATTCACTTGGTGTATGAATGAAAAGATTAGAGGTGATCTTCCCAATGCTAAATATTCAAAATTACACTTTTTTCAACCCTTCTCCAAACTTTCGAGAAATGATGATCTTAAAGTTAATTTCTCAAGAAAACGATATTTCTCAAGAGACAATGGCAAAAAAAGTAGGGGTTGTCCCATCGATGATAAACAAGTATTTAAAGGATTTTGAAGAGAATGGAAATATTATAAAAAGCGGTGAAAACAAACGTAATATGAGTTATGAGCTCACAGAGGCGGGAAAAAAGAGGTTGCAATTTTTAACCCTCAGTTTCGTTGATGAGGTTTCTGAGCTGTACACAGAAACCAAAGACTCCTTCAAAAAAGTTTTTCAAACTCTTAAAAAAGATAATTTAAAGGATATTCTTTTATATGGTGCAGGGGTTGTTGGAGGGATTGTACTAAAGGTTTTGAAGGATGAAAATATTAATATAATTGGATTTTTGGATGATTCTCCTTCAAAGCAAGGAGATAAGCTCCAAGGAATAGATATTTACCCGCCGGAAAAAGCCAAAGAGTTAACCTATGATGCCCTCATAATAGCTTCGTTTAGGAAGTCAGAGAAAATATTGGAAAAGGCAACGGAAAGAAATTTGGAAAAATTGTACGTTTTTAAGATAGATGAGGAAGGCAATATTTCTTTGGAGGGGGATATGAAATGAAAGATAAGATGGAGGTTCCTCTTTTTGATTTAACAAGGCAATATGAAAAATTGAGAAAAGATGTTCTGAAGAAGTTGGATGCCGTTTTCACTTCTGGAAACGTGGTTATGGGAAGTAATGTAAAAGCCTTAGAAGAGGAAATTGCGAAGTATATAAACGTAAAGTATGCTATCGGTGTTGCTAATGGTTCTGATGCCCTAAGAATATCGGTTCAAGCTCTGGGTATAAAAGAAGGAGATTACGTTATCACCACACCATATACTTTTTTTGCAACTGCAAGTGCAATTGTACTGAATGGAGCCACTCCTATATTTGTGGATATAGAAGATAAATACTACAACCTTGATTTGGATAAAGTCGAAGATTTGCTTGAAAATCATCCGGAAAAAGAAAAAATTAAAGCAATTATTCCTGTACACCTTTTTGGAAAAACCGTTGATTTAGAGAGATTGGAAAAAATAAGAGAGAATTACAACGTAAAAATCATAGAAGATGCCGCTCAATCTATTGGGTCTGTATGGCAGTACAAGAATGGCGAAAGAAAATTTAGTGGTAGTATAGGAGATTTGGGTATTTTTTCTTTCTTCCCAACAAAAAATCTGGGTGGTTATGGTGATGGTGGAATGGTTGTTACAAACGACGCGGATTTGGCAGATAAGGTCAGAAAATTAAGAGTCCATGGTGCAGCAAAAAAATATTATCACGATGAAGTTGGTTACAATTCAAGATTAGACGAAGTTCAAGCCTCAATATTGAGAATAAAACTAAACAATTTAGATGAATACATTGATAAAAGAATAAAAAAGGCAAAAAATTATGAAGAATTATTTGAATTACATAACCTCAACGAAGATTTAAGTTATCCTGCTTATTTTAACGATAGAACCCATGTCTATCACCAATATGTTGTCACTTTGAATAACCCCAAAGATAGGAATAAATTAAAAAAATTCTTAGAAAATAAAAGTGTTGGAACATCGATATACTATCCTCTTGGTTTGCACCTTCAAAAGTGCTTTGAGAACTTGGGTTATAAAGAAGGGGACTTCCCTGTAGCTGAAAAGGCATCTAAATCGACGATAGCTTTGCCAATGTTTCCAGAGCTCACCAAAAAAGAGCAGGAATACGTAGTTAAATGTATTAAAGAGTTTTTTTCAAAATAGTTTTAGAATTCCTAAAAACAGTGTTATTTTAGAAAGGGGAGGACTAAAAAATGGCATTACTAGACAAAATAAAAGATAAAACGGCAAAGGTAGGGGTAATAGGTTTAGGTTATGTGGGTTTACCTCTTGCGGTAGAAAAGGCAAAGGCAGGGTACCCTGTTTTAGGGTTCGATATTCAAAAAGAAAAGGTTGAAAAGGTCAACAAAGGAATAAATTATATTGGAGATATTGTAAATTCAGAGTTAGAAAAGCTAGTTGAAGATGGTTATCTAAGCGCCACAACTGATTATGATAGAATAAAGGAATGCGATTGTGTTATGATATGTGTTCCAACTCCTTTGAATAAATACAAACAACCTGATTTAAGTTTCGTTGTTGATTCAACAAAAGAGGTAGCAAAAAGGCTTCATCCAGAAATGTTAATTGTTTTAGAAAGCACTACATATCCAGGAACCACCGAAGAAGTAATTCTGCCATTATTACAAGAATATGGGTTTAAGGTTGGAAAAGATTTTTATTTAGCTTTTAGTCCAGAGAGGGTAGATCCAGGAAATTTGATTTACAAGACCAAAAATACACCAAAAGTAGTCGGTGGAGTTACCGAAAAATGTACTTTACATGCAAAAACCCTCTATGAAAACGTATTAAACGCTGGTGTTTTCACCGTATCGTCCCCTAAGGAAGCAGAGATGTCAAAGATTTTGGAAAATACCTTTAGAATAGTGAATATTGGTCTCATCAATGAAATGGCTATTTTAGCAAAGAAAATGGGAATAAATATCTGGCAGGTAATAGACGCAGCTGCTACAAAGCCTTTTGGGTTCATGCCTTTTTATCCCGGACCAGGTGTGGGCGGCCATTGTATTCCAATAGATCCTTTTTATTTAACGTATAAAGCTAGAGAGTTTGACTATCACACAAGGATAATAGAATTGGCAGGGGAAATAAACGATTATATGCCCGAGTACGTAATCGAAAGACTAATGGACATTTTAAACGAAAATAAAAAGTGTTTGAATGGTTCCAAAATATTGATGTTAGGGGTGAGTTATAAAAACGATATAGACGATTTAAGAGAGTCTCCTGCATTGAAAATTTTGGAGCTTTTGGAAAAAAAGGGTGCAGAAGTAAAGATTCATGACCCATATATAAAAAATTTTTCTCACAAAGGAATAGAGTATAAAACGGTAGATTTAACAAAAGAATTGTTAGAGGAATCAGATGCGGTCTTAATTACTACCGGACATAAAAAGGTGGATTACAATTTTGTTTTGGAAAATGCCGATATAGTTTTCGATACAAAAAATATCACAAAAGGACTTAGAGAGAAGTATCCAGAAAAAGTTTCTCTATTATAAAAAGTTAAAAAGTAGGTGATATTCCGTGCTTAAATTGGCTGTAATAGGTTGTGGAAGAATTGCTCAAAAAAAACACACAGAAGCGATCATAAAAAATTCTGATATTATTGAAAACGTGGCTGTTTGCGATTTAAAAGAAGAAAGAGCAGAACAATTTGCCGGTAAGGTAGAAAATTCTGGATTAAACAAACCAGAAATATACACGGATTACAGTAAATTGTTGAAAAGAACCGATATAGATGCCGTGGCAATAGCCACCGAAAGTGGAAATCACTATGAAATCACCATGGAAGCCATGCAAAACAACAAACATGTATTAGTGGAAAAACCAATGGCCCTATCAACAAAACATATGAACGAGATGATAGAGTTTGCAAAAAGGAAAAATTTAAAGTTAGGTGTTTGTTTTCAAAATCGGTTCAACCCACCTATACAAGAATTAAGAAAAAAAATTACAACAAATTCATTTGGAAGGATTCTCCACGGTCAAGCTTCCATTAGGTGGAATAGAAACGAAGAATATTATAAGCAAGCAAAATGGAGGGGCACTTGGGAATACGACGGGGGCACGTTGATGAACCAATGTACGCACAATATAGACTTGCTATTGTGGAATATGGGCTCTGAAATAGATGAAATATACGGTGTTATTAAGAACTTCACGCATCCTTATATAGAAGCCGAGGATTTTGGAGGAGCAATAATAAAATTTAAAAACGGTTCCGTAGGAATTATAGAAGGGTCAGCAAATATATATCCAAAAAACTTGGAAGAAACTCTATCGATATTTGGAGAAAAAGGCACAGTGGTTATCGGTGGTTTAGCGGTGAATAAGATAAAACATTGGAGATTTGAAGGAGAAGATGGACATCCATTTCAAAATCTCCCAGATCCTGATACGGTTTATGGGAGCGGGCACATTCCACTTTACAGAGATTTTTATCAATCGATAGAAGAAGATCGAGAACCTTTCATTAACGGTGACGAAGGGAAAAAGGCTGTAGAAGCTGTTTTGGGAATTTACAACTCTGCCCTTTTGGACAGACCTGTGAAATTTCCAATCGATTTTTCAACGATAGAAATGAAGGGGGATATAAAGTCAATCTAGATCTTGTCACAATCAAGATCTACCCCTTCTTCTTTTTCACATATTGATTTCTATTCCTAAACCAGGTTTGTCCAAAAGAATTATTGTATCTCCTTTTACTTCAAATCCACCTTTTATTCCTTCAAATTCTTCATAATACATGAAGGAATCTAAATCAGCATCTGTTATATTTCTCTTAGCTGCGACTAAGCTTGCCCCCGCAGTAAGGGCCACCTTTGTTTCTACCATACATCCAACCATACAATTAATTCCAGCAGATTCTGCAATTGCGTTAATCTTTTCAGCTTCGTAAAGCCCTCCACTTTTCATCAGTTTTATGTTGATCATATCGGCACTATCTTTTTTCATTGCATGCATTGCATCATGAGCGTTATGAACTGATTCATCTAAAATTATCTTCATATCAGCCTTTTTTCGCAAAAGTGCAGACCCATCAAAATCCCAATCGGCTAACGGCTGCTCAACGGCTTCAACGTTGTAATTTTCTATCATTTTGATTGCGGTTAACGTATCGTGTATATTCCATCCTTGGTTGGCATCTATTTTCAATCTTACGTTATCTCCCACGCTATTTCTTATTAGCCTGATAGCTTCAATGTCGTTTTTAAGATCAACGCCAGTTTTGATTTTTAATATATTAAATCCTTTATCTACGCTCTCTTTGGCTTCGTTTGCCATTTCTTGTGGTGCACCAATCCCTATCGTGATATCTGTTTGTACTTTGTTTTCAAATCCACCAAGAAGCTTATAAAGAGGTTCTTGCATCACTTTCCCTTTTATATCGTAGAGAGCGATATCAACCGCTGCTTTTGCTGCTGTATTTCCTGCAATTGCTTTGTTCAATATATAATGTATTCTTTCTATTGCGAGTGGATCCTGCCCTATTAATATTTCTTTGAATGTTTTAAGAACAAATGTTACACTATCGATACTTTCCCCCGTTACCGAACGAGAAGGAGTAGCTTCTCCAAAACCGTAGTATCCTTCATCAGTAGTTATTTTTACAAGCACCGATTCACAATACTCCGTTGCTCCTCGCGAAATAACAAAAGGTTTTTTGAGTTTAATTTTGATTTTTTCAAATTTTAAATCTGTTATTCTCATTTCTCTACCTCCCATTGGATTTTTAAATAGTTCGACCCCTTGCCATAACCTTTTTTATTTCCAGATTACTTTTATCTAAGAACACTATATCGGCATCAAAGTTTTCTTTTATTTGGCCTTTGTTTTCTAATTTAAGAAAATTTGCAGGATTGATAGTGATAACCTTTAAAGCTTCTTCTAAAGGGATATCTTGTTGTAATACACAATCCTTAACCTCTTCAAAGAGTGTACCTACATCTGCTACTGTTAAACCTAAATAATTTCCTTTGTCATCGAACTGTGGTAAACTCCCCTGTCCATCGGATGAGAATGATATATTGTCAATACTTACCCCATCTTCCAACAAAAGTTTCAAAGCTTTAGATGGTTTTGATGGATCTTCTTTGTCTTTCTTTTTTGACGAACTAGTTGTGAAATCTATTCTTCCACCCATTTCTATAAAATTTTTACATGTTTTAAGAGCTTTTTCTCCCTTGTTCATGTGAGTTGGAAGGAACTGTGTAATAGGTAATTCTGAATTTTCAACAACATCTATCAATATTTGAATAAATTTTTCTCCTCTGCCAACGTGAATATTTACAATGCCTGCCTTTTTTGATAAAATTCCGCCCACTCGAGCTTCTGAAGTCAATCTTATCAGTTCTTCTAAGGTTGGTTGGGAACCTCTATGGTCTGAAATAGCGACTTCTCCAACACCTATTATTTCTTCAATGAAAACCAAATCGTCTATAATTCTGCCGGTAAAAGTTTTTATAGGAAAATGATAAGAACCCGTATACGTGTAGCAGCTTATTCCTTCTTGTTTTAATGCTTTTGCTTTTGCGATTAAGTTTTGCATACTTCGAGTTGCGTTGTCGGTTCCCAAAACACCTACTACGGTAGTAATTCCAGAATTTACTATCTTAGAAACAAATATCTCTGGGGTTCTTGTGCTGTATCCCCCTTCTCCACCTCCTCCTGTTATATGAACGTGAGAGTCTATAAAACCTGGAACTACTATATAATCCTCAGCATCGATAATTTCAACTTTAAGATTAGAATTTAATTCTATCGAATCGACTAGTTCTAAGATTTTTTCTCCACCAATTAATATATCTTTTTTCCCTAAAGCTTTCGGTGAGTAAACCGTTGCATTCTTTATGAGGGTAAGCAAAATTCTTCTTCTCCTTTTCTATGATTATAATTTTTATTTCAATCATGCCATAGAAATATTATAAAGTCAAGTTAACGCATTCTACCAATAATTTTTAAATAAAAAACAAAAAGCTCAAAAATCCGAAAAAAGATTTTTGAGCTTTCAAAGAAAGAAAAGTTTGGTAATGGTCGGGACGACTGGACTTGAACCAGCGACCTTTGGTTCCCGAAACCAACGCGCTACCAACTGCGCTACGCCCCGAATTCTTATTATTCCATAATTGATTTTATCATATTTTTGAATCGAAGTGAAGACTAATAAAAAAATTGAGAAATAATAAATTGTCTAAATAATATAAGTGAAGTTGCTACAAACCATATATCCGTATATAATTTAACTATTGCGTTATAATAATTCATTTTATTGTTAATTTTAGGCACAGCTAACTCTTTTAAAAAATGTTATAATTGATATGAAATAATTGAAAGAGGTGATCATAATTTGCTAATTCCTTTACACAACCTGTTTATTGGACAGAAGGGAAAGATAGTGAGTTTAAACATTGAAGGAGAAAGTACTAAAAATCGTCTTATCGCAATGGGAATTACTCCAGGTAAATTTATAGAATTAGCCCATGTTTCTCCTTTTGGGGATCCTTTAGTATTTAAAATTGGAGAAAAAAAAGTAGTTTTAAGAAGGAGCGAAGCTTCTAGGATCATTGTAGATGTTCCTTACAAAGTATTCAACCTTTTGGAAAGTGAAATTGGAAAATATGAAATTATCGATATTAAAGGCGGAAGGAATTTTGTAGAAGAAATGAAAAGTATGGGGTTGTATAAAGGAGTTAATATTAATTTAGTTAATAAGCTTGGGAATAGGATAATTATAGATGTTGATGGGAAAAAATACGAATTGGGCAGGGGAAGAGCTTCCAAGATATTTTGTAAAAAGGTGGAATAATTAATGAATATATCGCTTATAGAAGAATACGTAAGAAATAATAAAGAAGTAGATATTTTGGAATTAAAAGAGAAATTTCACTTAAATCAAAGTGAAACGAATATTTTGATTCCTTTTTTAAGAATAATGGATGTTGAAATTAAAAAAATAAATAAAATAGAACCTGTATGTAAAAGTTGTCCATTGTCAGATAAATGTGGAAAAGGCCTGTTAAATAACTGTTATTATACTAATAACTCTACAAAACAAATTTAATACAGGGAGGAGCTTGAATGAGCAAGGATACCCTCAAAGATAACGTTGAAACCGTTGACAAGGAAGCTGAGATTTCAATAATTGGAAATCCTAACGTTGGAAAGACTTCTCTATTCAACCTTTTAACGGGCACAAAACAATATGTTGCCAATTGGCCAGGGGTTACAGTAGAGAAGAAAATAGGAAGTTTTAAGTATAAAGGTAAAACCTTTAAATTAGTTGATCTTCCAGGTGTTTACACCCTTTCAGCTAAAAGTGAAGATGAGAGAGTTGCTAAAGATTACTTAATAAGTAATACTTCAGAGATAGTAATTGTCGTAGCAGATGCCTTGAACTTGGAAAGTTCTATGTTTTTATTGTTTCAACTTATAGAAATAGGCGTGAAGACTATTTTGGTTATAAACTCCGTAGATGAAGCTCGGGAAAAAGGACGAATCATCGATCCATCCCCGATTTCCAAAACTTTAAACATCCCTGTCATATTGACTTCCGCCAAGACAGGTGAAGGTAAGGAAGAACTTTTAGAAGAAGCATATAAGCTTTCAAAAGAAAAAAATCTTACAAAAAAGAAAATAATGTATCCAGAAGAAATAGAGAATTTTATCAATTTTTTTCAAGACAAAGTTTCAAAGTTTCCTAAAATAAGTTCAAAATATCAAAATTATATAGATAGTAGTTGGTTACCAATATATTTTTTAGAGTTTGGAAGTGAAGATTTAGAACTTCCCCAAGATTTTTTGACTGAGTTAAAAGAAAATTTTGATATAGAAGATCTTAAAAACAAATATTTAAATTGGAAGTTTAATTTCATTTCTTATCTAGTTAGTTCTTCGATAATAAAAGAGGGTATAGACTGGTCTTTGAGAGATATTTTAGACCACGTTTTTACACATAAGATTTTGGGAATATTGATATATGTTTTTGCTTTGTTTGCAGTGTTTTCTCTAACATTCAGCCTCGCTCAACCGTTATCGGATTTGCTGGATTCGGCTTTTACTTTTTTGGGTAATTCTATCAGCGAATTTGTAACTATTCCTTGGTTGGAATCACTACTAGTTGATGGGGTTATAGCTGGCGTTGGTGGTGTTTTAGTTTTTATTCCACAGATTTTTATCTTATTTTTCTTCTTAGGATTCTTGGAAGAATCGGGATATTTACCAAGGGCGGCCTTTTTAGTTGACAGAATTGCCAGGAATTTTGGATTAAGTGGTAGATCTTTTATGTCTATTATTTTAGGTTTTGGTTGTAACGTCCCAGCCATTATC from Petrotoga mexicana DSM 14811 includes these protein-coding regions:
- the feoB gene encoding ferrous iron transport protein B, which codes for MSKDTLKDNVETVDKEAEISIIGNPNVGKTSLFNLLTGTKQYVANWPGVTVEKKIGSFKYKGKTFKLVDLPGVYTLSAKSEDERVAKDYLISNTSEIVIVVADALNLESSMFLLFQLIEIGVKTILVINSVDEAREKGRIIDPSPISKTLNIPVILTSAKTGEGKEELLEEAYKLSKEKNLTKKKIMYPEEIENFINFFQDKVSKFPKISSKYQNYIDSSWLPIYFLEFGSEDLELPQDFLTELKENFDIEDLKNKYLNWKFNFISYLVSSSIIKEGIDWSLRDILDHVFTHKILGILIYVFALFAVFSLTFSLAQPLSDLLDSAFTFLGNSISEFVTIPWLESLLVDGVIAGVGGVLVFIPQIFILFFFLGFLEESGYLPRAAFLVDRIARNFGLSGRSFMSIILGFGCNVPAIISTKTIASKKERLALILSLPFASCSARLPVYILLISAFFSTHAATIMLLVYLSSIALVLISSKFLQRFITQSEDIPFIIELPRFRLPTLKNLSIYTWNRGKHFLQKAGGIILIATVLIWLLSFFPNFGTDINSSFAASIGRVFEPLTNHLGWDWRINTGLIFGVAAKEIVVSSYATIFNVGEGSLTYALQNALTPASALALIFFVMAYIPCFATLATIKAETNGWRWAIFSFIYTTVVAYLIANLVFFVGGIFL